One genomic segment of Streptomyces liangshanensis includes these proteins:
- a CDS encoding MFS transporter: MTALPASGAVQSRAAKGVWAGLVLAVSMTTIDQTIVALSSPSIQDHLSISHADLQWAVNAYLLTTASFFLLGGRLADLLGHRRMALIGIAGFGVTSLLCGLTPEGSFAAPWLITARALQGVSGALMFPAAIGIVVQSFPRERRGRAMATFFTITGAMTAIGPVAGGYLTQWTWRSIFWINVPVAVAAAILTVRMVPRSKGTAGTVDWRGAAVSAVAMALVVFGLQQAGAWGWTSPGVWVPIAVGALTLVRFVGLERRTPMPLVNLEVMRDRGFAVSTLAMFFASVAFISVFFFLSVYGQVSLRLPVGDTGLLLLKFFIGFAVAARLGSARFDRHGARPVVLMGGVVGTVGFLWLARTATDLGFDASAFLNRQTWPLLVAGAGIGFMFSPVSTDALNRAIGASYGEVSAVTQTVKNFGGALGLALFSTLVTHRLTQKLTDSILAVGGTSRDAGRAVDAVTGGDPGAAGGLAAGNASALRAVRVDYASAAQVAFYGMAGAMAVVALLAWWYPRGSGTREAS; encoded by the coding sequence TCGATGACCACGATCGACCAGACCATCGTCGCCCTGTCGAGTCCCTCGATCCAGGACCACCTCTCGATCAGCCACGCGGATCTCCAGTGGGCGGTCAACGCCTACCTGCTGACCACGGCTTCGTTCTTCCTGCTCGGAGGACGGTTGGCCGACCTCCTCGGACACCGGCGCATGGCCCTGATCGGAATAGCCGGATTCGGGGTGACGTCCCTCCTGTGCGGGCTCACACCCGAGGGCTCCTTCGCCGCGCCCTGGCTGATCACTGCCCGAGCCCTCCAAGGGGTGAGCGGCGCGCTGATGTTTCCCGCGGCCATCGGCATCGTGGTGCAGTCCTTCCCGAGGGAACGACGCGGTCGCGCGATGGCGACCTTCTTCACCATCACGGGGGCCATGACGGCGATCGGGCCCGTCGCCGGCGGCTACCTGACGCAGTGGACCTGGCGGTCGATCTTCTGGATCAACGTCCCCGTCGCCGTTGCCGCCGCGATCCTGACCGTACGGATGGTGCCGCGCTCGAAGGGCACGGCCGGGACCGTCGACTGGCGTGGCGCCGCCGTGTCCGCCGTCGCGATGGCACTGGTCGTCTTCGGGCTGCAACAGGCCGGTGCCTGGGGCTGGACCAGCCCCGGAGTCTGGGTGCCGATCGCGGTCGGCGCCCTGACGCTGGTCCGGTTCGTCGGCCTGGAGCGCCGCACCCCCATGCCGCTGGTCAACCTGGAGGTGATGCGCGATCGCGGATTCGCCGTTTCGACCCTGGCGATGTTCTTCGCGTCCGTCGCGTTCATCTCCGTCTTCTTCTTCCTCAGTGTGTACGGGCAGGTGTCCCTGCGACTGCCGGTCGGCGACACCGGCCTGCTCCTGCTCAAGTTCTTCATCGGATTCGCCGTCGCCGCCCGCTTGGGTTCGGCCCGCTTCGACCGCCACGGGGCCCGTCCGGTCGTTCTCATGGGTGGTGTCGTCGGCACCGTCGGATTCCTCTGGCTCGCCCGTACGGCCACCGATCTCGGGTTCGACGCGAGCGCCTTCCTCAACCGGCAGACGTGGCCCCTGCTGGTCGCCGGCGCGGGAATCGGCTTCATGTTCAGTCCCGTCTCGACGGACGCGCTCAATCGCGCCATCGGCGCTTCGTACGGTGAAGTCTCCGCCGTGACCCAGACCGTGAAGAATTTCGGCGGCGCACTGGGACTGGCGCTGTTCTCCACACTGGTCACCCACCGCCTGACGCAGAAGCTGACCGACTCCATCCTGGCCGTCGGCGGCACCTCACGCGACGCCGGGCGCGCGGTCGACGCGGTCACCGGCGGGGACCCCGGCGCGGCCGGAGGCCTGGCCGCGGGGAACGCCTCGGCTCTTCGGGCGGTTCGGGTCGACTACGCGTCCGCGGCGCAAGTGGCCTTCTACGGCATGGCCGGGGCCATGGCGGTCGTGGCCCTCCTGGCATGG